Proteins encoded by one window of Manihot esculenta cultivar AM560-2 chromosome 10, M.esculenta_v8, whole genome shotgun sequence:
- the LOC110625262 gene encoding transcription factor bHLH113 isoform X2, which yields MADTDEDYLGAGVSSTTSFSQLLLSDDDNDIVGIHMSHDFHYSSSAATGNPPKMLCFGDFHHLQKAQDDTNVVLHSEPTISTLQKSSGVTCSESSSTSSANNISNSKNVNTASRSTRKNGSSQKSGLSNRSIAKTRLTSDRTSKKSKTETPISSAQPKVRKEKLGERVTALQQLVSPFGKTDTASVLHEAMGYIRFLQDQVQKKKSEENGGEEARKDLKSRGLCLVPVEWTVHVASSNGADYWSHASGSASESICP from the exons ATGGCTGATACCGATGAGGACTATCTCGGAGCAGGAGTCTCGAGCACTACTAGTTTCTCGCAGTTGCTCTTATCTGATGACGATAATGACATTGTTGGCATTCACATGAGCCATGATTTTCATTACTCTTCTTCTGCTGCCACTGGAAATCCTCCTAAAATGCTCTGTTTTGGAGATTTTCACCATCTTCAGAAAGCCCAAGACGATACTAATGTCGTTTTACATAGTGAACCCACCATAAGTACCCTTCAGAAATCTTCTGGTGTCACATGCAGCGAGTCCTCTTCCACTTCTTCTGCAAACAATATCAGCAACAGTAAAAATGTCAATACTGCCTCCAGATCAACA AGGAAAAATGGGTCAAGCCAAAAATCTGGGCTGAGCAATAGGAGCATAGCAAAAACTCGATTGACAAGTGACAGAACAAGTAAAAAGTCTAAAACTGAGACTCCCATTTCTTCTGCACAACCAAAG GTGAGGAAAGAGAAGCTAGGAGAACGAGTCACTGCATTGCAGCAACTCGTGTCACCCTTTGGCAAG ACAGATACGGCGTCGGTTCTACATGAAGCGATGGGATATATCAGGTTCCTCCAAGACCAGGTTCAG aagaagaagagtgaGGAAAATGGAGGAGAAGAAGCAAGAAAGGACCTGAAAAGCAGGGGATTGTGTCTGGTACCAGTGGAATGGACCGTACACGTGGCAAGCAGCAATGGTGCAGATTACTGGTCACATGCCAGTGGAAGTGCAAGTGAATCTATCTGTCCATGA
- the LOC110625262 gene encoding transcription factor bHLH113 isoform X1, which yields MADTDEDYLGAGVSSTTSFSQLLLSDDDNDIVGIHMSHDFHYSSSAATGNPPKMLCFGDFHHLQKAQDDTNVVLHSEPTISTLQKSSGVTCSESSSTSSANNISNSKNVNTASRSTRKNGSSQKSGLSNRSIAKTRLTSDRTSKKSKTETPISSAQPKVRKEKLGERVTALQQLVSPFGKTDTASVLHEAMGYIRFLQDQVQVLCSPYLKHPLKKKSEENGGEEARKDLKSRGLCLVPVEWTVHVASSNGADYWSHASGSASESICP from the exons ATGGCTGATACCGATGAGGACTATCTCGGAGCAGGAGTCTCGAGCACTACTAGTTTCTCGCAGTTGCTCTTATCTGATGACGATAATGACATTGTTGGCATTCACATGAGCCATGATTTTCATTACTCTTCTTCTGCTGCCACTGGAAATCCTCCTAAAATGCTCTGTTTTGGAGATTTTCACCATCTTCAGAAAGCCCAAGACGATACTAATGTCGTTTTACATAGTGAACCCACCATAAGTACCCTTCAGAAATCTTCTGGTGTCACATGCAGCGAGTCCTCTTCCACTTCTTCTGCAAACAATATCAGCAACAGTAAAAATGTCAATACTGCCTCCAGATCAACA AGGAAAAATGGGTCAAGCCAAAAATCTGGGCTGAGCAATAGGAGCATAGCAAAAACTCGATTGACAAGTGACAGAACAAGTAAAAAGTCTAAAACTGAGACTCCCATTTCTTCTGCACAACCAAAG GTGAGGAAAGAGAAGCTAGGAGAACGAGTCACTGCATTGCAGCAACTCGTGTCACCCTTTGGCAAG ACAGATACGGCGTCGGTTCTACATGAAGCGATGGGATATATCAGGTTCCTCCAAGACCAGGTTCAGGTGCTATGTTCTCCTTACCTGAAACATCCACTT aagaagaagagtgaGGAAAATGGAGGAGAAGAAGCAAGAAAGGACCTGAAAAGCAGGGGATTGTGTCTGGTACCAGTGGAATGGACCGTACACGTGGCAAGCAGCAATGGTGCAGATTACTGGTCACATGCCAGTGGAAGTGCAAGTGAATCTATCTGTCCATGA